From a single Leptospira levettii genomic region:
- the nosZ gene encoding Sec-dependent nitrous-oxide reductase, which produces MLKKSNIIVVTLGIALFIFLPNCKKGAATATLASDAASRVYVAPGEKDEVYAFLSGGFSGQMSVYGIPSARLFKIIPVFSVFPENGYGFDEETKDMLKTTHGYVPWDDSHHVEASMTDGKQDGRWMFLNANNTPRLARIDLKSFETKEILEIPNTAGNHASPFATENTEYLMAATRFSVPVPQSNVSIDSFSKGGFKGTVTMVKVDKNSGRLSIELQVLVPGFNYDLSHCGKKKSHDWCFFSSYNSEQAHKMLEVGASKKDKDFILAFNWVRAKECKDQGKAYNFGGEYVNNFKDENKPAVSTKLSGVKMLNPKDCPGMMYYMPTPKSPHGTDVDSTGEYIVGGGKLASVIPVHSFSKMMEVKDKKEHHSTEIEGIPVLKYESTLAGEVQKPCLGPLHTEFDGQGYAYTSCFVSSEVVKWKLGTWEVVQHLPAYYSVGHLSIVGGSSTEPYGKYLIAMNKITKDRYLPVGMELPQSAQLYDISSGKAELLSDFPTVGEPHYSQMIPAKLIMDKTAKLFPLEENKHPYATKSENDAKIVKLGNTTHIYMTAIRSHFKPDIIEARTGETLYFHVTNLEQDYDIPHGFAIGGAPNMTNLLIMPGETRTFKWVAPKPGIYPFYCTDFCSALHQEMQQYIRVSP; this is translated from the coding sequence ATGTTAAAAAAATCAAACATAATCGTTGTTACACTAGGAATTGCCCTTTTTATTTTTTTACCAAATTGTAAAAAGGGTGCTGCAACAGCCACATTGGCATCTGACGCGGCATCTAGAGTGTACGTAGCTCCAGGAGAAAAGGATGAAGTATATGCCTTTTTATCTGGTGGATTTAGTGGCCAGATGTCTGTGTATGGAATTCCATCCGCTAGACTTTTCAAAATCATTCCCGTGTTCTCTGTATTTCCAGAAAATGGTTACGGTTTTGACGAAGAAACTAAAGACATGTTAAAAACAACTCATGGATATGTTCCTTGGGATGATAGCCATCACGTTGAAGCTTCGATGACAGATGGAAAACAAGATGGACGTTGGATGTTCTTAAACGCAAACAACACTCCAAGGCTTGCAAGGATTGATCTAAAGTCTTTTGAAACAAAAGAAATTTTGGAAATTCCAAACACTGCTGGTAACCACGCGTCTCCTTTTGCGACTGAAAACACCGAATACTTGATGGCAGCAACACGGTTTTCTGTTCCAGTTCCACAAAGTAATGTTTCTATAGATAGTTTTTCCAAAGGTGGGTTCAAAGGAACTGTCACTATGGTAAAAGTTGACAAAAACTCAGGAAGACTATCTATCGAATTACAAGTATTAGTTCCTGGTTTCAACTATGATCTATCCCATTGTGGGAAAAAGAAATCTCATGACTGGTGTTTTTTCAGTAGTTATAACTCTGAACAAGCACACAAAATGTTAGAAGTTGGTGCTTCGAAAAAAGATAAAGATTTTATCTTAGCATTCAACTGGGTTCGCGCAAAAGAATGTAAAGACCAAGGTAAAGCCTATAATTTTGGTGGAGAATACGTTAACAACTTTAAAGATGAAAACAAACCTGCCGTCTCAACAAAGTTAAGTGGCGTCAAAATGTTAAATCCAAAGGATTGTCCAGGTATGATGTACTACATGCCTACTCCAAAAAGTCCACATGGAACCGATGTTGACTCAACTGGAGAATACATTGTTGGTGGAGGTAAATTGGCTTCTGTAATCCCAGTTCACTCATTCAGTAAAATGATGGAAGTGAAGGATAAAAAAGAACATCACTCCACTGAAATTGAAGGTATTCCAGTTCTTAAGTATGAATCAACACTTGCTGGAGAAGTACAAAAACCTTGTCTTGGACCACTTCATACAGAATTTGATGGCCAAGGTTATGCATATACTTCTTGTTTTGTGAGCTCAGAAGTTGTGAAATGGAAACTCGGAACATGGGAAGTAGTCCAACACTTACCAGCTTATTATAGCGTTGGTCACTTATCAATTGTTGGAGGAAGTTCTACTGAACCTTACGGTAAATATCTAATTGCGATGAACAAAATCACAAAAGATCGTTATTTGCCAGTAGGTATGGAGTTACCACAGAGTGCACAACTTTATGATATCTCTTCTGGAAAAGCAGAGTTACTCTCCGATTTTCCAACTGTGGGAGAACCACATTATTCACAAATGATTCCAGCAAAACTCATCATGGATAAAACTGCGAAGTTATTTCCATTGGAAGAGAATAAACACCCTTATGCGACAAAAAGTGAAAATGATGCAAAGATTGTAAAACTAGGTAACACTACACACATTTACATGACTGCCATCAGATCTCACTTCAAACCAGATATCATTGAAGCAAGAACTGGAGAAACATTGTATTTCCATGTTACTAACCTAGAACAAGACTATGATATCCCTCATGGTTTCGCAATTGGTGGTGCACCTAACATGACTAACTTACTAATCATGCCAGGTGAAACAAGAACCTTCAAATGGGTAGCTCCTAAACCAGGAATTTATCCTTTCTATTGCACTGATTTTTGTTCTGCTCTACACCAAGAGATGCAACAATACATCCGTGTAAGTCCGTGA
- a CDS encoding nitrous oxide reductase accessory protein NosL produces MWFKLQKLVFFTLTVVLCNCGEVKPEALTVGEKKCDHCSMSIVDMRFHTQIITYKGKRFHFDAIECANKFINQKQIKPKQIWVSNYLQSNESIPKENAIIIQTNKIRSPMGGGLAAFKSHEDAIPFQN; encoded by the coding sequence ATGTGGTTTAAACTACAGAAACTTGTTTTTTTCACACTCACAGTTGTTCTCTGCAATTGTGGGGAAGTGAAACCAGAGGCTCTCACAGTAGGAGAAAAAAAATGTGACCATTGTTCCATGTCAATCGTTGATATGAGATTTCATACACAAATCATTACATATAAAGGCAAACGTTTTCATTTTGATGCAATAGAATGTGCAAATAAGTTTATAAACCAAAAACAAATTAAACCAAAACAAATCTGGGTTTCAAATTATTTACAATCAAACGAATCGATACCGAAAGAAAACGCAATCATCATCCAAACCAATAAAATTCGATCACCTATGGGCGGAGGATTAGCCGCTTTCAAATCTCATGAAGATGCAATACCCTTTCAAAATTGA
- a CDS encoding ABC transporter ATP-binding protein, translated as MITVNDLSISYGSNTYAVKNVNFTVTSGNIVSIIGPNGSGKSSLIKGILGLVRPNKGSIQFNGKEENSYTIGYMPQTPRFPTNIKVKELISFFKKLETVDESRFEKLFNLLDLKHHEEKKIGNLSGGTKQKISILQCFSKQKDLYVIDEPTASLDPYISHLLKNLLVEQKNQGSLVLFSTHILSELQELADRFLLLSEGSILIDDTPKNFLEKNNKVTMDEALMHFWNEEYKTKV; from the coding sequence ATGATAACAGTGAATGATTTATCTATCAGTTACGGATCCAATACATATGCAGTGAAAAATGTAAACTTTACCGTAACATCTGGAAACATTGTATCCATCATTGGTCCAAATGGTTCTGGGAAAAGTTCTCTGATCAAAGGTATCCTTGGCCTCGTCCGACCAAATAAAGGTTCCATACAATTTAATGGGAAAGAAGAAAATTCGTATACAATCGGTTATATGCCACAAACTCCTCGATTCCCTACCAATATCAAAGTGAAGGAACTCATTTCATTTTTTAAAAAATTAGAAACCGTTGATGAATCGAGATTTGAAAAATTATTCAATTTACTTGATTTAAAACACCATGAAGAGAAAAAAATTGGCAACCTCTCCGGTGGGACAAAACAAAAAATCAGTATCTTACAATGTTTTTCAAAGCAAAAAGACTTATATGTGATAGATGAACCAACTGCAAGTTTGGATCCTTATATTTCACATTTATTAAAAAATCTACTGGTCGAACAAAAAAACCAAGGATCACTTGTATTATTTTCCACCCATATTCTATCCGAATTACAAGAATTAGCAGATCGATTTCTATTATTATCTGAGGGATCGATATTGATAGATGATACACCTAAAAATTTCCTAGAAAAAAACAACAAAGTGACAATGGACGAAGCTTTGATGCATTTCTGGAATGAGGAATACAAAACAAAAGTATGA
- a CDS encoding OmpP1/FadL family transporter, with amino-acid sequence MIPSRNFKFILILIWIGTIPDMSSPIEAFQGIMQPAFGARQAGMGGAFQAVGGSVMDLESNPSHLARVQRTKWELGSSFHFPTIEYNDSYIDQNPLKSYQNRIVESPRAVLPYLGIIKPITENISIGFALYAQGGGGGHFKDIKRFTPDGRTLNDTFNTVIPVIGEKNSAVEDLTFRFMTVKSTFGVGIKKGNFAFGLGLDFVYGFMQLKRTYQDETRSLTIPGGIRYQSDSAFTLGGKIGFSYDIAENIRIAYSYTSRNVLPLDGTMHVDSYMPERSFGTRVSRYMIWPDKHVAGISYHNDRWIIDMDIKYIPWSESFNSSKFRLEDVWVRTPIGVETNAFQFNLNWRNQTILALGTEYKWNEKYKTRMGYSYGNNIIPASGVSPMLGASIEHHLSIGGSITWNETSFHIACEYGFPKKTVGGKTSDWTLSHSIFSTSEIHPIQYSYQKSMSVFSIYLGLEQYI; translated from the coding sequence ATGATTCCGAGTCGCAATTTTAAGTTTATATTGATTCTAATCTGGATTGGGACAATTCCAGATATGTCCTCCCCAATAGAAGCTTTCCAAGGGATCATGCAACCAGCGTTTGGTGCAAGGCAAGCGGGAATGGGTGGGGCATTCCAAGCTGTAGGTGGATCCGTAATGGATTTAGAGTCAAATCCGTCTCACCTTGCAAGAGTACAACGAACAAAATGGGAATTGGGTTCCTCTTTCCATTTTCCAACAATTGAATATAACGATAGTTATATCGATCAAAATCCTTTAAAATCATACCAAAACAGAATTGTAGAAAGCCCAAGAGCCGTTTTACCTTATCTAGGGATCATCAAACCAATCACTGAAAACATAAGTATCGGTTTTGCATTGTATGCACAAGGAGGTGGAGGTGGTCATTTTAAAGATATCAAACGATTCACTCCAGATGGTCGTACACTCAATGATACATTTAATACGGTAATTCCAGTCATTGGAGAAAAAAATTCAGCAGTAGAAGACTTAACCTTTCGCTTCATGACCGTCAAATCAACATTTGGTGTTGGAATTAAAAAGGGTAATTTTGCATTCGGTCTTGGACTCGATTTTGTTTATGGATTTATGCAATTAAAACGAACCTATCAAGATGAAACAAGAAGTCTTACAATTCCTGGTGGTATCAGATACCAAAGTGATTCAGCTTTTACCCTTGGAGGTAAAATTGGATTTTCTTATGATATAGCTGAAAACATAAGAATCGCCTACTCATATACTTCACGAAATGTATTACCATTAGATGGAACCATGCATGTAGATTCTTATATGCCAGAACGATCCTTTGGCACAAGAGTATCTCGTTATATGATTTGGCCAGATAAACATGTAGCGGGAATCTCTTATCATAATGACCGATGGATTATCGACATGGACATTAAATATATCCCATGGTCTGAAAGTTTTAATTCTAGCAAATTTCGATTAGAAGATGTTTGGGTGAGAACTCCGATCGGGGTAGAAACAAATGCATTTCAATTTAATTTAAATTGGAGAAATCAAACGATTCTCGCATTGGGAACAGAATACAAATGGAATGAAAAATACAAAACACGAATGGGCTATAGTTACGGAAATAATATTATCCCAGCAAGTGGTGTGAGCCCAATGTTAGGCGCGAGTATAGAACATCATTTGTCGATAGGTGGAAGTATCACATGGAATGAAACTTCATTTCATATTGCTTGCGAATATGGATTCCCTAAAAAAACGGTTGGAGGTAAAACTTCTGACTGGACGTTATCACACTCTATATTTTCTACTTCTGAAATACATCCCATACAATATTCGTATCAAAAATCGATGAGTGTCTTTAGCATTTATTTAGGACTAGAACAATACATTTAA
- a CDS encoding bacteriohemerythrin has protein sequence MIANWDVKYETNISEIDSQHKKLFRLINQIETIYEENKTHLSNHSKLLIDAVSELEDYTISHFLIEERVMELNQYPELEAHKKQHDRFTDKILELKKRLTTGNLVTNDVELNQFFSDLIQFLRLWLTNHILKEDMNYKPFIKLVL, from the coding sequence ATGATCGCAAATTGGGATGTTAAATATGAGACCAATATTTCAGAGATTGACTCTCAACATAAAAAACTGTTTCGACTCATCAATCAAATTGAAACCATATATGAGGAAAACAAAACTCATTTATCGAATCATTCAAAGTTACTGATTGATGCAGTTTCAGAATTAGAAGACTATACCATTAGTCATTTTTTGATTGAAGAACGAGTGATGGAGTTGAACCAATACCCAGAATTGGAAGCTCACAAAAAACAACATGATCGTTTTACTGATAAAATATTGGAACTCAAAAAAAGATTAACAACTGGTAATTTAGTAACAAATGATGTCGAATTGAACCAATTCTTTAGCGATTTGATTCAATTTTTGAGACTCTGGTTAACTAATCATATTTTAAAAGAGGATATGAATTATAAACCTTTTATCAAATTAGTTTTATAA
- a CDS encoding ABC transporter permease subunit, protein MKEILLFEIKENIRSRWIFIYSGLLAFVMLVLSFFGDQNGIRLLVSTMNLTLIVIPLYSITFSGMTFLESMPFSEVLLSKSVTRKSLFFGKFFGITTSLSIGLLLGLGIPGFFLFMSDAKFLFLFLELLIFGIFLTNIFVALAFLTSSFIRRGEIVLTISLLVWLYFFIFFDAIVFMFSLYLGDYPIEIPSLIIILLNPIDLVRIFILLQTSAAALLGFSGAILLKTLGMTGVFLITILFLSLWVSIPLLISYLRFQKRNF, encoded by the coding sequence ATGAAAGAAATATTACTTTTCGAAATCAAAGAGAACATCCGAAGCAGATGGATCTTTATTTATTCAGGACTCTTAGCCTTTGTAATGTTAGTATTGAGTTTTTTTGGAGACCAAAATGGCATCAGATTACTTGTGAGCACAATGAACTTAACTCTAATTGTGATTCCACTGTATTCCATTACCTTCTCTGGAATGACATTCTTAGAATCAATGCCTTTTTCCGAAGTGTTATTGTCAAAATCTGTTACACGTAAGTCATTATTCTTTGGAAAATTTTTTGGAATTACAACTTCTTTATCCATCGGACTTTTACTTGGACTCGGAATCCCTGGTTTCTTTTTATTTATGAGTGATGCTAAATTTCTTTTTTTATTTTTGGAACTATTGATTTTTGGAATCTTTTTAACTAATATTTTTGTAGCATTAGCTTTTTTAACCTCGTCTTTTATCAGAAGAGGTGAAATCGTACTCACCATTTCTTTGTTAGTATGGTTGTATTTCTTTATCTTCTTTGATGCAATCGTGTTTATGTTCAGTTTGTATCTTGGTGACTATCCAATTGAAATTCCATCACTCATCATCATCTTGCTAAACCCAATTGATTTGGTAAGAATTTTCATTTTATTACAAACCAGTGCAGCAGCTCTACTTGGTTTTTCTGGGGCTATTTTGCTCAAAACTTTAGGGATGACAGGTGTATTTCTAATCACCATTTTGTTCCTTTCCTTATGGGTGAGTATCCCTCTATTGATCTCTTATTTACGGTTTCAGAAGCGAAATTTTTAA
- a CDS encoding fasciclin domain-containing protein translates to MKNRFSHITMITILLSFALVGTNCGKGDDADTGKGISAVSDDKSQQDVLKIAIGSKDHTTLVAAVQAAGLVDSLANQGPFTVFAPTNDAFAKLPAGTVDDLLKPSQKDTLKNILEYHVVVGNLTDAILKSEFTGKDDELGMANGAHTKVTVKNGKTLINGATIIASIPAANGIIHVVDTVLLPPEKK, encoded by the coding sequence ATGAAAAACAGATTCTCACATATAACAATGATTACGATCCTCCTCAGTTTTGCTCTTGTTGGCACAAACTGTGGAAAGGGTGACGATGCAGATACCGGAAAAGGAATCTCTGCTGTATCTGATGATAAGTCACAACAGGATGTTCTGAAAATTGCGATTGGATCAAAAGACCATACCACACTCGTTGCAGCCGTCCAAGCGGCAGGTCTTGTTGATTCACTAGCAAACCAAGGACCTTTTACAGTCTTTGCACCAACAAATGATGCTTTTGCAAAATTACCAGCTGGAACAGTCGATGATCTTCTGAAACCAAGCCAAAAGGATACGTTAAAAAATATTTTAGAGTATCATGTGGTAGTTGGAAACCTAACAGATGCTATCCTAAAGTCTGAATTCACTGGAAAAGATGATGAACTTGGAATGGCAAATGGCGCACACACCAAAGTAACCGTTAAAAATGGAAAAACACTAATCAATGGCGCAACCATCATTGCTTCCATACCTGCAGCAAATGGAATCATCCATGTTGTGGATACAGTGTTACTTCCACCAGAAAAAAAATAA
- a CDS encoding nitrous oxide reductase family maturation protein NosD: protein MQYPFKIDGDGLFSSEIRDQLNYIFFILILFSIHVFPSSIIGKNITVCKTCQISSLKQAIQVASERDTIQIKKGLYQEGFIPITKSITISGEPGVTIDGLKEKHVFGIYHDFVKIQNLKIIGSGISDLAEYAGVYAEKVNHCYFENLELEDNVYGFYLSESSECMIKNSSSIGNAENEVLGGNGIHLWSSHNNQIIGNHLTKHRDGIYLEFSEHLKIENNESKENIRYGMHFMFSSENQFTKNIFKNNSAGVAVMYSKRILMEKNQFIENWGESSNGILLKDITESVLSENLFQGNTIAVFADGITKIEFLKNNFIDNGWGIKILGNTDHNNIQDNNFIQNVFDISTNTKSTTNLFLNNYWDHYEGYDLNLDQFGDVPHKTIHFFGYWIAVYPFLMILYESPVVLFLQGIEKAFPIVTPIEFEDKQPRMKVRI from the coding sequence ATGCAATACCCTTTCAAAATTGATGGAGATGGCTTATTCTCAAGTGAGATACGAGACCAATTGAATTACATTTTTTTTATATTAATACTCTTCTCCATTCATGTATTTCCATCATCAATCATTGGTAAAAATATCACAGTTTGCAAAACATGCCAAATATCCTCTCTCAAACAAGCGATACAAGTTGCGAGTGAAAGAGATACCATCCAAATCAAAAAAGGACTTTACCAGGAAGGATTCATTCCCATCACAAAATCAATTACCATAAGTGGAGAACCAGGAGTCACCATTGATGGATTAAAAGAAAAACATGTGTTTGGAATCTACCATGATTTTGTGAAAATTCAAAACTTAAAAATCATTGGAAGTGGGATCTCTGATTTGGCTGAATATGCAGGAGTGTATGCAGAAAAAGTGAACCATTGTTATTTCGAAAATTTGGAATTGGAAGACAATGTGTATGGTTTTTATCTTTCTGAATCATCGGAATGTATGATCAAAAATAGTTCTTCCATTGGAAATGCGGAAAACGAAGTTTTGGGAGGAAATGGAATTCATTTGTGGTCATCCCATAACAATCAAATTATCGGAAATCACTTAACAAAACATCGCGATGGAATTTACCTAGAATTTTCCGAACATTTAAAAATTGAGAACAATGAATCAAAAGAAAATATCAGATATGGAATGCATTTTATGTTCTCCAGTGAAAATCAATTTACAAAAAATATTTTCAAAAATAATTCCGCTGGTGTTGCGGTGATGTATAGCAAAAGAATTCTTATGGAAAAAAACCAATTTATCGAAAATTGGGGTGAAAGTTCGAATGGAATCTTGTTAAAAGATATAACAGAAAGTGTATTATCTGAAAATTTATTCCAAGGTAATACAATTGCAGTATTTGCAGATGGTATTACAAAAATAGAATTCCTAAAAAACAATTTCATAGATAACGGATGGGGAATCAAAATTTTAGGCAATACTGATCATAACAATATTCAAGATAATAATTTCATTCAAAACGTTTTTGATATTAGTACGAATACAAAATCAACAACCAATCTATTTCTAAATAACTATTGGGATCATTATGAAGGTTATGATTTAAATTTAGACCAATTTGGAGATGTTCCTCACAAAACAATTCACTTCTTTGGTTATTGGATTGCTGTTTATCCTTTTCTCATGATTTTGTATGAATCTCCTGTTGTATTATTCCTACAAGGTATCGAAAAGGCATTTCCCATCGTCACACCAATTGAGTTTGAAGACAAACAACCTAGAATGAAGGTTAGAATATGA
- a CDS encoding LIC_11090 family protein, translating to MRKCWNTIITILVLVPFLGKILFLESGLFAQSLYQLSIVCHCNHNSESEVHHDSESTPKKRMTCHLKKSSGTHTCTCSKKKMATKIIQSQSMNPSYVNSIKIQNRILFDLFSITSSISLILTLGYDHLPDKPPRLLT from the coding sequence ATGAGGAAATGTTGGAACACAATCATCACGATATTAGTCTTGGTTCCATTTTTAGGAAAAATCCTTTTTTTGGAATCAGGGCTCTTCGCACAATCATTGTACCAATTATCTATTGTTTGCCATTGTAACCATAACTCAGAATCCGAAGTTCATCATGATTCAGAATCCACACCTAAAAAAAGAATGACCTGTCATTTGAAAAAATCATCAGGAACACATACTTGTACCTGCTCCAAGAAAAAAATGGCTACAAAAATCATTCAATCCCAATCAATGAATCCGAGTTATGTGAATTCTATTAAAATCCAAAATAGAATTCTCTTCGATTTATTTTCCATAACATCTTCAATCTCTCTAATTTTGACTCTTGGTTATGACCATCTTCCTGATAAACCACCAAGACTTTTGACTTAA
- a CDS encoding copper chaperone PCu(A)C — MKLKKIIISIFILLFSPLIARDINITNAYLKYTNGSNSAIYLTISNVSNKDIKLIQSISDVANRVELYDMQKSEYGKKMVPVAEIPIPKKKSVTLSPQGFHIMVFGIKSQLKLKDMIPLRLVFSDGSEIEIKIPVESSSPNAIHNNNPPFTNDSNSKPTTSTEDEMKDHQFTNGDGNEEEDHSNHDEHGNGDHHSHHRADMIGPAGIMNPHIHEKGKWMIDYRYMGMKMWGLQSGTKGLSDLGTLYFPYTDPTVAMPTGSLITSSPIGTTIPTLSQNKYNYMSVPTDMVMEMNMASVMTSISDRWMIMFMVPVVKNRMTMLSSNFDRAPMSSAGIGDVSVSAAYRLIKTDHQNFFTGMGISMPTGSIDERDNMPMMGKQKVPYNMLPGTGTYNLLPQLSYNGQYDRFSWGVLSQANLRMGKNDNNYKFGNRYEISSWISYLLFDSMSFSFRVAKQRWLNLQGLDATLDPKMDPQNDPYRQGGMRSDWFVGLNFLVTKGMLSGIRFGFEYGRPFHQNLNGPQLATRELFNVFASYSF, encoded by the coding sequence ATGAAACTTAAAAAAATAATCATCAGTATATTCATACTGCTTTTTTCCCCACTTATTGCAAGAGATATAAACATCACCAATGCTTATTTAAAGTATACAAATGGATCAAATTCTGCCATTTATCTTACAATATCCAATGTTTCAAATAAAGATATAAAACTGATCCAATCAATTTCAGATGTCGCAAATCGAGTTGAATTGTATGACATGCAAAAAAGTGAATATGGGAAAAAGATGGTCCCTGTCGCTGAGATCCCCATTCCTAAAAAAAAATCGGTTACGTTATCACCACAAGGATTTCATATCATGGTGTTTGGAATCAAATCTCAACTAAAACTAAAAGACATGATACCATTACGATTGGTTTTTAGTGATGGATCTGAAATTGAAATAAAAATTCCAGTAGAATCTTCTTCACCTAACGCGATACATAACAATAATCCGCCATTCACAAATGATTCAAATTCAAAACCGACAACTTCTACAGAAGATGAAATGAAAGATCATCAATTCACAAACGGAGATGGAAACGAAGAAGAAGACCACTCCAATCACGACGAACATGGAAATGGTGATCATCATTCACACCATCGAGCTGATATGATTGGACCTGCAGGCATCATGAACCCACACATTCATGAAAAAGGTAAATGGATGATTGATTATCGGTATATGGGTATGAAGATGTGGGGATTACAATCTGGAACAAAAGGTTTATCTGATTTAGGTACATTGTACTTTCCTTATACAGATCCAACAGTGGCAATGCCAACAGGTAGTTTGATCACAAGTTCGCCGATTGGAACTACGATTCCTACACTATCTCAGAACAAATACAATTATATGTCTGTGCCAACAGATATGGTGATGGAAATGAATATGGCAAGTGTTATGACATCAATCTCAGACAGATGGATGATTATGTTCATGGTGCCAGTTGTCAAAAATCGTATGACAATGTTATCTAGTAATTTTGATCGCGCTCCTATGAGTTCAGCTGGGATTGGTGACGTTAGTGTGAGTGCTGCCTACAGGCTTATCAAAACAGACCATCAAAACTTTTTTACTGGAATGGGAATTTCCATGCCAACTGGATCAATTGATGAACGAGATAATATGCCGATGATGGGAAAACAAAAAGTTCCTTACAATATGTTACCGGGAACTGGAACTTATAATTTACTCCCACAACTTTCCTACAACGGACAATATGACCGATTTTCTTGGGGAGTATTATCACAGGCAAATTTACGTATGGGAAAAAATGATAACAATTATAAGTTTGGGAATCGTTATGAAATCTCAAGTTGGATATCGTATCTATTATTTGATTCGATGTCTTTTTCCTTCAGAGTAGCAAAACAAAGATGGCTCAATTTACAAGGGTTAGATGCAACACTTGACCCCAAAATGGACCCTCAAAACGATCCCTATCGGCAAGGTGGTATGAGGAGTGATTGGTTTGTAGGACTCAATTTTCTTGTCACCAAAGGAATGTTATCTGGCATAAGATTTGGTTTCGAATATGGAAGACCATTCCATCAAAACTTAAATGGTCCACAATTGGCAACACGTGAACTATTCAATGTGTTTGCCTCCTACAGTTTTTAA
- a CDS encoding c-type cytochrome, with protein sequence MGLLSFLTIFACGGEKTEETPASNAGSKGIGPVSSVTIGALDQSMADRGKKQFEAKCSACHKFEEKVVGPALQDVTLRRTPEWIMNMILNPMEMTQKDPIGQELLAEHLVQMTFQNVKEEEAREILEYFRKMDLK encoded by the coding sequence ATGGGTCTTTTATCGTTTTTAACAATTTTCGCTTGTGGAGGTGAGAAAACAGAAGAAACACCTGCATCTAACGCTGGTTCAAAGGGTATTGGGCCCGTGTCTTCAGTCACAATTGGTGCATTAGATCAATCAATGGCTGATAGAGGGAAAAAACAATTTGAAGCAAAGTGTTCAGCATGTCATAAATTTGAAGAAAAGGTAGTTGGTCCGGCTCTTCAAGATGTTACACTACGCAGAACTCCTGAATGGATCATGAATATGATTCTCAACCCAATGGAGATGACCCAAAAAGATCCAATTGGACAAGAGTTACTTGCTGAACACCTCGTACAAATGACATTCCAAAATGTGAAAGAGGAAGAAGCGAGAGAGATACTCGAATACTTCCGTAAAATGGATTTAAAATAG